From the genome of bacterium:
AGTTCAAACAATACAACATATTCACTGACCCACATTGGATTTACCCGGGAGAAAAATTAGCCATCGGCAGGGAGAAGGCTTCTCAACTATGTGCTGTGCTTCAAGCGAAAATAAATGAGATGGAAAAGGAAAAGGAAAAAAATCAACAAAAAATTAGCGAATTAGAACTTGAGATTAAAAGACTAAAAGATGAAGGATTAGTCGTCCTGCTCCAGCAAAAGGAGAGTGAGTTAGTTAAAATTCAACAGCAAGTTTCATCTAAAGATGAAGAAAATGAGATGCTCAAAAGTGCTATCCTTGAGCTTCAAATGAAATTGGTTGAGTCTCAGGCAACTATCAATATGCAAGCACAACAAATTGACCATCTAATTAAGGTTAAAAATGTCGCGTTAAACGCTGGCTATTTCTTAGGATTTGCTGTTATCTCGACTTTATTGGCGGGAGAAGTAGTTAAGTAAGAAAGTAATGAATATAAAGGTCAAGGTTGATTTTTGTCCTCTGATATATTTCTCAGTGCCTCTGTGTCTGAGTGGTGAGGTGAACGGTTACCATCTAACTAACCCTGAACTTTGAACAGGTAACCCTGAATCTTTTTACGACGAAGTCGCTTATCTTATAACGGCAATCTTACCTGTTTTCTTCTCTTCCTCATTGTCTGTGATA
Proteins encoded in this window:
- a CDS encoding LysM peptidoglycan-binding domain-containing protein; amino-acid sequence: MVKIKRAVIWILVASMVSATPGVSYSKITQRYKDSDLIIIKKGDTLWDLAGYYYRQPYLWPKFKQYNIFTDPHWIYPGEKLAIGREKASQLCAVLQAKINEMEKEKEKNQQKISELELEIKRLKDEGLVVLLQQKESELVKIQQQVSSKDEENEMLKSAILELQMKLVESQATINMQAQQIDHLIKVKNVALNAGYFLGFAVISTLLAGEVVK